A window of Pirellula sp. SH-Sr6A contains these coding sequences:
- a CDS encoding M16 family metallopeptidase translates to MPTKVASVEGINEYRLDNGLKVLLFVDNSQPKVTVNCTVFVGSRHEGYGEAGMAHLLEHMVFKGTDLNPEIPKALKDRGATFNGTTWVDRTNYYETLPASNENLEFAIRLEADRLVNSKILGEDLASEFSVVRSEFERGENNPIGVLRQRMLSAAFQWHNYGKSTIGNRTDIERVPVDNLRAFYRKYYRPDNAMVIVAGKFEEAKALEYVQKYFGVLARPKQPLPATYTVEPPQDGERITMVRRVADIQAVGAVYHVPAGGDPEYPAIDLLAEVLTDEPSGRLYKSMIETKLATGVFGGAEGLHDPGTILFLAQVPLEKSLEKAESAMLETLENLVNAPVTEEEVSRAKQKILNQRERAAARSDSLAISLSDWAAQGDWKLYFLYRDGIEKTTAAQVQVAAQKYLVRNNRTVGRFMPADRSDRIQIPERPDVNELVKDYKGREAISEGEQFDPSPANIESRLVRGKLASGLPYAFLAKKTRGATVNLTLNLRFGDEKSLFGKSAACDLFGEMLMRGTKNLPLQQFNDKLASLKATVRASSRPQSLTIGLETRREHLAEVLEVIEEMLRNPAFEEKEFELIRDQVLTSLESQKSEPQALANLAVSRTLNPYKRGDIRYLPTIDEEIEDFQKLSIADIVDLHAKYLSGTEGEVAIVGDFDAEEIEPKLSKMLGNWKSKVPFQRAATSATTDVKLPLQSIETPDKANSVYFASQQYALRDDHPKYPALLIGNQVLGAGALSSRLGDRVRQKEGLSYGVNSNLASSSIDERTVFYITAIANPKNRDKLVATIDEEVRKLVKDGITSQELQDTVQGYLQNQQLIRSRDVGLAGLLANNIFTGRDMSYYEKLESAVSQLTVDAVNDAIAEYIDPDTLVVATAGDFQAPTPPPPSKP, encoded by the coding sequence ATGCCAACGAAAGTCGCTTCCGTAGAAGGAATCAACGAATACCGACTCGACAACGGGCTCAAAGTATTGCTCTTCGTCGACAACAGCCAGCCCAAAGTCACCGTGAACTGCACGGTTTTCGTCGGCTCTCGCCACGAAGGCTACGGGGAAGCCGGCATGGCGCACCTTCTGGAACACATGGTTTTTAAAGGAACCGATCTCAACCCTGAAATTCCCAAAGCACTCAAGGACCGAGGGGCGACGTTTAATGGGACAACGTGGGTCGATCGAACCAACTATTACGAAACCCTACCCGCCTCGAATGAGAACTTGGAATTCGCCATTCGGTTGGAGGCGGACCGCTTGGTCAACAGCAAGATTTTAGGGGAGGATCTGGCTAGCGAATTCTCCGTTGTCCGCAGCGAATTCGAGCGGGGTGAAAACAACCCCATCGGTGTTCTCCGACAACGCATGCTGTCGGCCGCATTCCAATGGCATAACTACGGGAAATCGACCATCGGTAACCGCACGGATATCGAACGTGTACCTGTCGATAATTTGCGAGCGTTCTACCGCAAATACTATCGCCCAGACAACGCTATGGTCATCGTCGCTGGCAAGTTCGAGGAGGCCAAGGCGCTCGAATACGTTCAAAAGTACTTCGGGGTGCTCGCGCGACCCAAGCAGCCTCTTCCCGCCACCTATACGGTGGAGCCTCCGCAAGACGGCGAACGTATCACCATGGTGAGGCGAGTCGCGGACATCCAAGCGGTTGGAGCGGTATACCATGTTCCAGCCGGAGGAGATCCCGAATACCCTGCTATCGATCTGCTCGCGGAAGTTCTTACCGATGAGCCGAGCGGTCGACTCTACAAGTCGATGATCGAGACAAAATTGGCGACCGGTGTCTTCGGCGGAGCCGAGGGGCTGCACGATCCAGGCACGATCCTGTTCCTCGCCCAAGTTCCCCTTGAGAAGTCTCTGGAAAAGGCTGAGTCGGCCATGCTGGAGACATTAGAAAACTTAGTCAATGCTCCTGTCACTGAAGAAGAAGTCTCCCGCGCAAAGCAAAAGATTCTCAACCAACGCGAACGCGCTGCAGCACGTAGCGATAGTCTTGCTATCAGCTTGAGCGATTGGGCAGCCCAAGGGGATTGGAAGCTTTATTTCCTCTACCGCGATGGGATCGAAAAGACGACGGCTGCCCAAGTGCAGGTCGCTGCGCAAAAGTACCTAGTTCGCAATAATCGAACAGTTGGACGGTTCATGCCGGCGGATCGATCCGATCGAATCCAAATCCCTGAACGGCCGGACGTCAACGAGTTGGTAAAGGATTACAAAGGGCGAGAAGCGATCAGCGAAGGTGAGCAATTCGATCCCTCTCCCGCCAATATCGAGTCTCGATTGGTCCGCGGCAAATTGGCCAGTGGGCTGCCCTACGCCTTCTTGGCGAAGAAGACTCGGGGAGCAACGGTCAATCTCACCCTGAATCTTCGGTTCGGTGACGAGAAATCTCTCTTCGGAAAATCGGCGGCTTGCGATCTCTTCGGTGAGATGCTGATGCGAGGCACGAAGAACCTGCCTTTGCAACAGTTCAACGACAAGTTGGCTTCTCTCAAAGCGACAGTGCGAGCGTCTTCGCGCCCTCAGTCTCTCACAATTGGATTGGAAACACGCCGTGAACATTTGGCGGAAGTCTTGGAAGTCATCGAAGAGATGTTGCGAAATCCTGCATTCGAAGAAAAAGAATTCGAGCTTATTCGCGATCAAGTGCTGACGTCCTTGGAAAGCCAAAAGAGCGAGCCGCAGGCTTTGGCGAACCTAGCGGTCTCACGAACTTTGAACCCATACAAACGCGGAGATATCCGGTATCTACCCACGATCGACGAAGAAATCGAAGACTTTCAAAAACTCTCGATTGCTGACATCGTGGATTTGCACGCCAAGTATCTTTCGGGGACCGAGGGGGAAGTCGCTATTGTCGGGGATTTTGACGCGGAAGAGATCGAGCCCAAACTTTCGAAGATGCTAGGAAACTGGAAATCCAAAGTCCCATTCCAGCGTGCTGCGACGTCCGCGACCACCGATGTGAAGTTGCCGCTGCAGTCCATCGAAACTCCCGACAAAGCAAATTCGGTTTATTTCGCCAGCCAACAGTACGCACTGCGCGATGATCATCCGAAATATCCTGCTCTATTGATCGGCAACCAAGTGCTCGGCGCCGGTGCGCTCTCATCGCGTCTCGGGGACCGTGTCCGACAGAAGGAAGGTCTATCGTACGGAGTCAACAGCAATCTCGCATCCAGTTCGATCGATGAACGAACAGTCTTCTACATCACCGCGATTGCCAATCCGAAAAATCGGGACAAGTTGGTGGCGACGATTGACGAGGAGGTACGCAAACTCGTTAAAGATGGCATCACCTCCCAAGAGCTCCAGGACACGGTTCAAGGTTATTTGCAAAATCAACAGTTGATTCGCAGTCGCGATGTCGGTCTTGCTGGATTGTTGGCGAACAACATTTTTACCGGCCGCGACATGAGCTATTACGAAAAATTGGAATCCGCTGTCTCGCAACTGACCGTCGATGCCGTCAATGACGCAATCGCGGAGTACATTGATCCTGACACGCTCGTTGTCGCGACGGCGGGAGATTTCCAAGCTCCCACTCCTCCCCCTCCCTCCAAGCCTTAG
- a CDS encoding Rieske (2Fe-2S) protein produces MAWTRVCESHMLPEGSSHEVLVGSDVLAIFRHQGVLYAIDGICMHQGGPLARGKLMDGTVTCPWHGWQYDLRTGCNAATCKPMLKTYPIQESDGIIEVDLAGAS; encoded by the coding sequence ATGGCTTGGACAAGAGTCTGCGAATCCCACATGCTTCCCGAGGGAAGCTCGCACGAAGTTTTGGTGGGAAGCGATGTACTGGCGATCTTTCGCCACCAAGGGGTGCTGTACGCGATCGATGGGATTTGCATGCATCAAGGTGGCCCGTTGGCTCGGGGGAAATTGATGGACGGCACGGTGACATGCCCTTGGCACGGCTGGCAATACGACCTCCGAACCGGTTGCAATGCGGCGACATGCAAGCCGATGCTAAAGACCTATCCCATTCAGGAATCGGACGGGATTATTGAGGTTGACCTTGCGGGCGCGAGTTAA
- a CDS encoding L,D-transpeptidase, producing MQTLKTAVVVVLLLFVIYGGFIALNGSNNTSFNPEIEGLDLSADAPDITGVTGPVAPAPAALPPGTPAAAPQSDPWAAFQSAPSSGFSSAATPPTSPLPGLPVSSSPSPLSPLPASPSDVALPSLPGAPASDLAKPADSLQTLPPLPSTLPGAAGNDDGKSEPTKEDLKTTNSPDFGIALPPSATGLPKPDSSESPKDESTGPDENSVDPTDAKQTGDSKPIGPSKSYENAKETALSQSKRGQLKEALATLSLFYNDNELTTEQRQDLLDFLDALAGEVVYSRQHFLDIAYFPVPGETLEDVAKKFEVPAEILARINAIEPKGPLQTGTKLKVVPGPFRAEVDLSTSELTLFVGDLYAGRYPVTIGKDPAPKTGDYKVVDKQKDRNYYGSGAPIPGSDPRNPYGGFWMDLGGDLCIHGSSPDASGPQGCISLSPQDAADVFGMLSHGSPIVIRN from the coding sequence GTGCAAACACTCAAAACTGCTGTTGTCGTCGTATTGCTTTTGTTCGTGATCTATGGGGGATTTATCGCTCTCAACGGATCCAACAACACCTCCTTCAATCCGGAGATCGAAGGGCTCGATCTGTCGGCGGATGCCCCGGACATAACGGGCGTAACTGGGCCTGTTGCGCCTGCCCCGGCTGCCCTGCCCCCGGGTACTCCGGCAGCTGCGCCCCAATCGGATCCCTGGGCGGCGTTCCAAAGCGCCCCATCGTCCGGTTTCAGCAGCGCTGCAACTCCTCCCACCAGCCCACTCCCTGGCCTTCCAGTGAGTTCTTCTCCGTCGCCTCTCTCGCCTCTGCCGGCGTCCCCCTCCGACGTCGCACTTCCGAGTCTGCCAGGTGCTCCTGCGAGCGATCTCGCTAAGCCAGCCGATTCCCTGCAAACGCTGCCTCCGCTCCCCTCCACACTTCCTGGGGCCGCAGGCAACGACGATGGAAAATCAGAACCAACTAAAGAGGATCTGAAAACAACCAATAGTCCTGATTTCGGAATTGCCCTCCCGCCATCGGCAACGGGCCTCCCCAAACCGGATTCGTCCGAATCTCCTAAGGACGAGTCGACGGGACCAGACGAAAACAGTGTCGATCCAACCGACGCGAAACAGACGGGCGATAGCAAGCCGATCGGTCCCAGCAAATCGTATGAAAACGCCAAGGAAACAGCTCTCTCGCAATCCAAACGCGGCCAGCTGAAGGAAGCTCTCGCGACGCTCAGCCTCTTTTACAACGACAACGAGCTGACAACCGAACAACGGCAAGACCTGTTGGATTTTCTCGATGCGTTGGCGGGAGAAGTCGTTTACTCCCGGCAGCACTTCCTGGACATCGCTTACTTTCCTGTCCCCGGCGAGACACTCGAAGACGTTGCCAAGAAGTTTGAAGTCCCGGCCGAAATCCTTGCCCGTATCAACGCGATCGAACCAAAGGGCCCTTTACAAACCGGTACCAAACTCAAAGTGGTGCCAGGCCCCTTTCGTGCTGAAGTCGACTTGAGCACGAGCGAACTGACGTTGTTCGTTGGCGATTTGTATGCGGGCCGTTACCCGGTCACGATTGGAAAAGATCCCGCCCCCAAGACGGGCGACTACAAAGTGGTCGATAAGCAAAAGGATCGTAACTATTATGGCAGCGGAGCCCCTATCCCCGGCTCCGACCCACGCAATCCTTATGGTGGCTTCTGGATGGATCTCGGAGGAGATCTCTGCATCCATGGTTCGTCGCCCGATGCGAGCGGCCCCCAAGGCTGCATCAGCTTGTCTCCCCAAGATGCGGCCGACGTCTTCGGCATGCTCTCGCATGGCTCCCCTATTGTCATTCGCAATTAG
- the rpiB gene encoding ribose 5-phosphate isomerase B, with translation MRIALGSDHRGFQIKGKLITLLTADGHEVEDYGTHSDQPVDYPDFAVTVAKRVAEGAVERGILICGTGFGMAIAANKFKGVRAAACSDEVMAEMCRRHNDVNILCLPGDLIGDRPVGDLVRVWLATEFEGGRHQRRVEKIRAIEST, from the coding sequence ATGAGAATTGCCCTAGGAAGCGACCATCGGGGTTTTCAAATAAAAGGCAAACTGATCACGTTGCTTACAGCGGATGGGCACGAGGTCGAGGATTATGGTACGCACAGTGATCAACCAGTCGATTACCCGGATTTTGCAGTCACGGTGGCAAAGCGGGTTGCGGAAGGGGCGGTCGAACGCGGGATCCTGATTTGTGGAACAGGTTTTGGAATGGCTATCGCAGCCAACAAATTCAAAGGGGTTCGCGCTGCGGCCTGCAGCGATGAAGTCATGGCGGAAATGTGCCGTCGCCATAACGATGTCAATATCCTGTGCCTCCCCGGTGACTTGATCGGGGACCGCCCCGTCGGTGATTTGGTTCGAGTCTGGCTCGCAACCGAATTTGAAGGAGGTAGACACCAACGGCGAGTCGAAAAGATTCGGGCGATCGAGTCGACTTAG
- a CDS encoding Sua5/YciO/YrdC/YwlC family protein, which produces MVKQFDWKNTEDPRDVVHLAVQAVAEGHIVAVPGDCSYLLVGSGMHESAVDKLAEIAGQDKNQHGLTLMLRSSSELLDYFPDVSSSIRRFASKVWPGPITIDLADSQPNSLLRCMKPDVVSKLMRPNKKLRTSQPYHPVFQQMGRLLAGPLVAAPATTQNGKLARTVESISSDLHAIAIHDGETCEIGLPTLVEFEKNVASITREGIVTADYLKSLSRITILFVCTGNTCRSPMAGALMNKKIQERFADLFPGEQVPIVAFSAGVSAYGGDPASPGAVHAIQKYGTNLDSHSSSQLSQEMVEQADLILTMGSRHKHAIVSQWPTIANKVHMISPTGSEITDPFGGPFDAYERCASQLDEYTNHWIEQLKLGDLILWNDPQDKKGEQ; this is translated from the coding sequence ATGGTCAAGCAGTTCGATTGGAAAAACACCGAAGATCCCAGGGACGTTGTCCACTTGGCCGTTCAAGCGGTTGCAGAAGGGCACATTGTGGCAGTTCCAGGAGACTGCTCTTACTTGCTCGTGGGATCAGGCATGCATGAGTCGGCGGTGGACAAACTGGCCGAGATTGCCGGTCAAGATAAGAACCAACATGGCTTGACCCTCATGCTGCGTTCTTCATCCGAACTCTTGGACTATTTCCCGGATGTCTCTTCCTCCATACGACGTTTTGCGTCGAAGGTGTGGCCCGGGCCGATTACAATCGATCTCGCCGATTCCCAGCCTAATAGCCTGCTGCGCTGCATGAAGCCGGATGTCGTGTCCAAGCTGATGCGACCGAACAAAAAGCTGCGAACCTCTCAACCCTACCACCCCGTCTTTCAACAAATGGGGCGGTTGTTGGCGGGGCCTTTGGTCGCAGCTCCCGCGACCACGCAAAATGGGAAACTGGCACGAACCGTGGAATCGATCTCCTCGGACTTGCATGCGATTGCCATCCATGATGGCGAGACTTGCGAGATCGGACTTCCCACTTTGGTCGAATTCGAAAAGAACGTAGCGTCCATCACCAGAGAGGGAATCGTGACGGCAGATTATTTGAAAAGCCTTTCGCGAATCACGATCCTCTTCGTCTGCACCGGTAATACCTGTCGCTCACCCATGGCAGGAGCCTTGATGAACAAAAAAATTCAAGAGCGATTCGCGGACTTGTTCCCAGGGGAGCAAGTGCCGATTGTCGCGTTCTCGGCCGGTGTTTCCGCTTACGGTGGAGACCCCGCGTCGCCTGGTGCCGTTCACGCTATCCAAAAGTATGGGACAAATCTCGACTCCCACTCCAGTTCGCAGCTATCGCAAGAAATGGTGGAGCAAGCGGACTTGATTCTGACGATGGGAAGTCGCCATAAGCATGCGATCGTCTCGCAGTGGCCTACCATTGCGAACAAAGTGCACATGATCTCGCCGACGGGCTCGGAGATCACCGACCCTTTCGGTGGGCCCTTCGACGCTTACGAGCGATGTGCCTCCCAACTGGATGAATACACGAATCACTGGATCGAACAACTGAAGCTCGGTGACTTGATTCTCTGGAACGATCCCCAAGACAAAAAAGGCGAGCAATGA
- the cutA gene encoding divalent-cation tolerance protein CutA, with translation MVCPNIVELVTTVSTAEEAETLARNAVEQRLAACVQVDGPILSVYRWRGSVETASEHRLSLKTTADKQEMLVAWLIASHPYEQPELLVRQVEACRSYAEWVAQETCDGPTSSSTST, from the coding sequence GTGGTTTGTCCCAATATTGTCGAGCTCGTTACTACTGTTTCGACGGCGGAGGAGGCGGAGACGCTGGCACGAAATGCAGTCGAGCAGCGACTGGCGGCCTGCGTGCAGGTTGATGGTCCGATCCTCAGTGTCTATCGCTGGCGTGGCTCGGTCGAAACAGCGTCGGAACACAGGCTTTCATTGAAGACCACGGCCGACAAACAAGAGATGCTGGTTGCATGGTTAATAGCTAGTCATCCCTATGAGCAACCCGAGCTGTTGGTACGGCAAGTCGAAGCGTGCCGTTCCTATGCGGAATGGGTCGCCCAGGAAACGTGCGATGGCCCGACCAGCTCAAGCACCTCGACGTAA
- the rnpA gene encoding ribonuclease P protein component, which translates to MKDESLPASIRLKSSRDFERVFKRGIVVADDVLVLHAIPRADNSGEPPAKSEASKTPQLGISVSKRVGHAPLRNRWKRLIREAFRKQREQIPPLDYVIRPKKDALPDFHRIFASLPVLAKRAAKKIAKN; encoded by the coding sequence ATGAAGGACGAGTCGCTACCCGCTTCAATACGCTTGAAATCCTCCCGAGACTTCGAACGGGTCTTCAAGCGAGGTATCGTGGTGGCAGATGATGTCCTCGTTCTTCACGCTATCCCTCGAGCGGACAATTCCGGCGAGCCGCCGGCGAAAAGCGAGGCATCGAAAACGCCCCAATTGGGGATTAGTGTTTCCAAACGCGTCGGCCACGCACCCCTTCGCAATCGGTGGAAGCGGCTCATCCGCGAAGCGTTTCGCAAGCAACGCGAACAGATTCCTCCGTTGGATTACGTGATTCGACCGAAAAAGGACGCACTCCCCGACTTCCATCGCATCTTCGCGTCGCTTCCGGTCCTTGCCAAAAGGGCCGCCAAGAAGATCGCAAAAAACTGA
- the rho gene encoding transcription termination factor Rho, whose protein sequence is MPKKKRFRTRFHDDNSGAAPGPRPRVKRPRRRHGPNYQQAFGDGGEENPVVTGEPVEGAEGAMASDSDSPAANEEPGQEFYGLLEMHPNGYGFLRSPENNYSRLRTDPFVPGTMIEKFRLRQGLKIRALMQQTRRSQGPRVKEILDIEGMKPDEYVNIKSFENLTPINPEQWLRLEIGTQPITNRVIDLLAPIGRGQRCLIVAPPRSGKTIMLQHMSQGIAQNYPEVELIVLLIDERPEEVTDMRRNIQRGEVIASSLDEDVESHVRISQLVVDRCRRLAEMGKDVFLLMDSITRLARAFNKYVGNSGPTMSGGVNIKAMDIPKKLFATARAFAEGGSLTIVGTALVDTGSRMDELIFQEFKGTGNMELVLDRKLADRRVWPAIDITQSGTRREELLHDPDTYHSVTMIRRTLNSMHPVEAMEQLTKQLSRFPSNQEFLKLIANAKVMD, encoded by the coding sequence ATGCCCAAGAAAAAGCGCTTCCGCACTCGATTTCATGATGACAACTCGGGGGCAGCTCCCGGCCCTCGCCCTCGGGTCAAGAGGCCTCGCCGCCGTCACGGCCCGAACTATCAGCAGGCATTCGGCGATGGTGGAGAGGAAAACCCCGTAGTGACCGGTGAACCAGTGGAAGGGGCCGAGGGTGCGATGGCATCGGATTCGGATTCTCCTGCGGCGAACGAAGAGCCAGGTCAGGAGTTTTACGGGCTCCTGGAAATGCATCCCAATGGCTATGGGTTCCTTCGGTCCCCTGAAAACAATTACTCCCGGCTCCGGACCGATCCTTTCGTTCCTGGAACGATGATTGAGAAATTCCGACTGAGGCAGGGGCTCAAGATTCGCGCCCTCATGCAGCAGACCCGGCGATCGCAAGGTCCCCGCGTCAAAGAGATTCTCGACATCGAAGGGATGAAGCCAGACGAGTATGTCAATATCAAGAGCTTCGAGAACCTCACCCCCATCAACCCGGAGCAATGGCTCCGACTAGAGATCGGAACACAACCGATCACCAACCGCGTGATCGACTTGCTCGCTCCCATCGGACGCGGCCAACGATGCTTGATCGTCGCCCCTCCCCGATCCGGGAAGACGATTATGCTGCAGCACATGTCACAAGGGATTGCGCAAAATTATCCCGAAGTCGAGCTCATTGTGTTGCTCATCGATGAACGTCCCGAAGAAGTGACGGACATGCGTCGAAACATCCAACGTGGCGAGGTGATCGCGAGCAGTTTGGATGAGGACGTTGAGTCACATGTTCGCATCAGCCAGTTGGTGGTGGATCGCTGCAGAAGACTCGCGGAGATGGGCAAGGACGTTTTCTTGCTCATGGACTCCATCACTCGCCTAGCCCGCGCGTTCAACAAATATGTTGGTAATAGCGGTCCTACCATGAGCGGCGGGGTGAACATCAAGGCCATGGATATACCCAAAAAGCTCTTTGCAACCGCTCGCGCTTTCGCGGAAGGTGGCTCGCTCACAATCGTCGGTACCGCTCTGGTCGATACGGGGTCCCGTATGGATGAGTTGATCTTCCAAGAGTTCAAGGGTACGGGGAACATGGAGTTGGTTCTGGATCGAAAGCTGGCAGACCGTCGCGTTTGGCCTGCGATCGATATCACTCAGTCCGGAACACGCCGTGAAGAATTGCTTCACGATCCTGATACGTACCATTCGGTCACCATGATTCGCCGGACTCTCAACTCGATGCATCCGGTGGAAGCGATGGAGCAACTGACGAAGCAGCTTTCTCGATTCCCGAGCAATCAAGAATTCCTGAAGCTCATCGCTAACGCAAAAGTGATGGATTAG
- a CDS encoding SDR family NAD(P)-dependent oxidoreductase, with protein MRAVVVGATGGIGEAVCQQLAQAGGIGFLIGRNELKLQEHSQRFGWNYSVADAVDWPSLETAIGRAEETLGGLDAVIHLAGSVLLKPMHLTSFSEWRATLDTNLTSAAGVIKFAAPRMFGEGGSIVLMSSAAASIGLQNHEAIAAAKGGIEGLVTSAAATYAAKKIRVNAVAPGLTKTPMTQRIWDNPKNAEHSLSMHPLGRFGEPDEVARAILWFASPENSWVTGQVLAVDGGLSSIKTVAVR; from the coding sequence ATGCGTGCTGTCGTCGTAGGAGCAACCGGCGGGATCGGTGAGGCAGTCTGCCAGCAACTTGCCCAAGCCGGTGGGATTGGCTTTTTGATTGGAAGGAACGAACTCAAACTTCAGGAACATTCCCAACGATTCGGTTGGAATTATTCCGTCGCGGATGCTGTGGATTGGCCCTCCCTGGAAACTGCGATTGGACGGGCGGAAGAGACGCTTGGAGGTCTCGATGCGGTCATCCATTTGGCGGGATCCGTTTTGCTAAAGCCGATGCACCTGACAAGCTTCTCCGAGTGGCGTGCGACCCTGGACACCAACCTGACTTCAGCGGCCGGGGTCATCAAGTTCGCGGCTCCTCGTATGTTCGGGGAGGGTGGAAGCATCGTCTTGATGAGTTCGGCTGCTGCCTCGATCGGCCTTCAAAATCACGAGGCAATCGCTGCCGCAAAAGGTGGCATCGAAGGGTTGGTCACCTCTGCCGCGGCGACGTACGCAGCGAAGAAGATCCGGGTGAACGCGGTCGCGCCAGGACTCACGAAAACCCCGATGACTCAGCGAATATGGGACAATCCCAAAAACGCAGAACACTCCTTATCCATGCACCCACTGGGCCGTTTCGGCGAACCCGACGAGGTGGCTCGAGCGATTCTTTGGTTTGCCTCCCCCGAGAACTCGTGGGTGACCGGGCAAGTCCTAGCGGTCGATGGAGGCTTGAGCTCGATCAAAACCGTCGCCGTCCGCTAA
- the thrC gene encoding threonine synthase — MSTLSATAVPMSTTYEVAHQKCINVDCGATYSIDEVLTSCPKCHDLLDVAYDWNKVSVPKSLREFESKWLERHNPIRFSGVWRFHELLPFAPHHKIVTVGEGQTLLQQADSVAKYVGIRPGKLYLQYEGMNPSGSFKDNGMCAAFTHAHMVGAKRAACASTGNTSASLAMYCAVTQLMKAVIFIGTGKISYGKLSQALEYGALTVQIAGDFDDAMARVKEVSKELGIYLVNSINPFRLEGQKSVMFRVLEALRWESPDWIVVPGGNLGNSSAFGKAFIELKELGLIDRIPRLAVINAGGADTLDVLYNQRNLRWNRGRARMDIACWYYDELDKGKVKADTIASAIEINRPVNLKKCLRALDFCDGVVRQVSDQEILDAKAQVGAGGIGCEPASAASVAGAKLLRQQGVIGMDDRVVCILTGHQLKDPTATVAYHTTDQDKFNEVLGSRGVTRASFANRAVAVPNDVDAIVKAIQLYS, encoded by the coding sequence ATGTCGACGCTCTCCGCTACCGCAGTCCCCATGTCAACTACCTACGAAGTCGCCCACCAGAAATGCATCAATGTCGATTGCGGTGCCACTTACTCGATCGATGAAGTGCTGACAAGTTGCCCGAAGTGTCACGATCTTCTTGACGTCGCATACGATTGGAACAAAGTTTCGGTTCCAAAATCGCTTCGAGAGTTCGAATCCAAGTGGTTGGAACGCCACAATCCCATACGTTTCAGCGGTGTCTGGCGGTTTCATGAACTGCTCCCGTTTGCACCCCACCACAAAATCGTCACCGTGGGGGAGGGCCAAACGTTGCTTCAGCAAGCGGACTCGGTGGCGAAGTATGTTGGGATTCGTCCCGGCAAACTCTACTTGCAATATGAAGGAATGAATCCTTCGGGGTCTTTTAAGGACAATGGGATGTGCGCCGCATTCACTCACGCGCACATGGTGGGGGCCAAACGGGCGGCTTGCGCGTCGACTGGCAATACCTCTGCTTCCTTGGCGATGTACTGCGCCGTGACGCAATTGATGAAAGCGGTCATCTTCATCGGTACGGGAAAAATCTCCTACGGAAAGCTTTCACAAGCGCTGGAGTACGGAGCATTGACGGTTCAGATCGCTGGCGATTTTGACGACGCCATGGCCCGCGTGAAAGAGGTCTCGAAGGAACTGGGAATTTATCTGGTAAACAGTATCAACCCCTTCCGCCTCGAAGGACAAAAGTCGGTCATGTTCCGAGTTCTCGAGGCGCTTCGTTGGGAGTCCCCGGATTGGATCGTCGTCCCCGGTGGAAACCTTGGGAATTCCAGCGCTTTTGGCAAGGCCTTTATCGAGCTGAAGGAACTGGGGCTGATCGACCGCATTCCTCGGTTAGCGGTCATCAATGCCGGCGGTGCCGACACGTTGGATGTTCTCTACAACCAGCGGAACTTGCGTTGGAATCGCGGCCGCGCCCGCATGGATATCGCTTGCTGGTACTACGATGAATTGGACAAAGGAAAAGTAAAAGCCGATACGATCGCCAGCGCTATCGAAATCAACCGACCGGTGAATCTCAAGAAATGCCTACGGGCGCTCGATTTTTGCGATGGTGTGGTCCGGCAGGTCTCCGATCAAGAAATTCTCGACGCGAAAGCTCAGGTCGGGGCTGGGGGGATCGGGTGCGAACCAGCGAGTGCGGCCAGCGTGGCCGGTGCCAAGCTGCTGCGTCAGCAAGGGGTTATCGGTATGGACGATCGAGTGGTCTGCATCCTGACGGGGCATCAACTTAAAGATCCGACCGCCACGGTCGCCTATCACACGACCGATCAAGACAAATTCAACGAAGTCCTTGGCAGCCGTGGTGTGACCCGAGCGTCGTTCGCCAACCGAGCCGTCGCAGTCCCGAACGATGTCGATGCAATCGTCAAAGCCATTCAGCTCTACAGCTAA